The Glycine soja cultivar W05 chromosome 19, ASM419377v2, whole genome shotgun sequence genomic sequence AAACAGCAGGaccaaaactaataattaaacgTAGAAGATTGCAGTCATATGCCTTAGAAGGACTTTATAGGAGGCTTATTTGTTGCTACATTTCCATTCTagtttgttctttaattttgcttGTCATGGTTGTAACTTGTAAAGTCCTTTCCCTTGTCCCATATTCGACAGATATGAGATATGTAACAAAGTGTGGCGCTTTCCTATATCAATTGTATTAGTGAATGTTACTATATTTGTGCAAATGTATATCATCATCACAAGTTTGTTTCAATAAATTGTGACTAGTTTGAGTCTTGTATTACTTCTGATTCGTGTATACTACAATTGGATTTTATGGTTCATATCCCTCTATCACTTAGTATAATAGTATCTGTCTTCAAACTCATAGAAGTATCTACGAATcaccaaataaattatttgatgctTGAGATTACGTACCATGTATTTATGGCCACAGTCAATTTTCACatgagatgttgttgagttttattaaaaaaaaaatcataaattaaaaattcgaTTAGAGAAAATTAGACAAGAACATCGACACGTGACAGTTTCAAATCATGCAATCATTTCTCATCAACAACACATATACATACTGAATGTTGAAACCATGATCGTAGGATTCCTTAAGGAatacaataatataaatattttgagcATGGgttcaatatatataacatcTAGATGTGTACATCAAATTAAACCCGGTAGACACTAGTGGGTATATTCGTATGTTATTCTAAGCCCTAGCCAATACCATGGCATGCAGATTAAAGCATGTGAGTGGTGTTCATGTACTGTTTGTGTGCGTGGACTAACTTTTGGGGTCACCTTTTTGGTGATAGGCATAGCAGCGTCCTGAAATCGAGAAGATTCATCATCCTCTTATTGGTGGTCAAAGTGGTCATCATTGCAACATGAAAACAAGACCGCACTTGGCAACAGAGTTTACTAGGAAAAGAGGCTTTTAAAAGAGAGAGAGCGAAATAAAGTAAAGAAGCAAGTGTGAGCAGAATCGATTTCCAACcgcaaatccaaataaaaatgaagaggTAGCTCCCACATGACATTGTCAATTTCAGGAAGTAATCGTGGATGATCAAGCAATGCTAATGTCGTATGCTATTCTACTATTCCGTGGTGGGGTTAATTTCATTCATTTGGTCTAAAGAGGTTACATCTCTGTCAAATGATTCCTAAGATCTCAGTCGTTTGAGTACAAATCAGCAAAAAGCTCCAAAATAAATAACGTAACATCGGGTTATATATAAAGACAACAGAATTGGGTGCGGAATAAAACCAGAATAGGAGTATTCAAGAAATGACACCTCAGTTGACCATGGACCACTGCATGAGGCTTTGCAGAATGTgaagttataaaaaatcatttgaaaataacCTTGTCAAAATTTGTGACCACACAAGGCTGGCACCCCTTCAAGCCACCAACTCCAAGTGCATCATCTTCAACCCTTTACATATACGAACAAAAAATCACTGAGCCATTGACACATCTTGTTTAACACAAAAAACTAGTTATAGAAAAAGGGTTCCAACTTGTAATGTGTAACATTAGAGAGCTGATACGTGCTCACTACTTATCTATGGAAACAGTAAGAAAGAAACTTATTTAAGAGAACTACACATGACATGACCCAGCAATTAATCAACCTAATGTATATACCAGTTATAGTGAAGACTAATTAATGAAGGACTAGTGGTAGAAATCAAACACAACTTTTTTACGATTCTATATATGCTATCAGCTGATTTTGGCATCAGTGGAAGAAGACAGAAATACAATGAGTCGTGAGATGATGGTCCCGCTAGCAGTATGGGTGTTGACCAACCCAAAGGCTAGGTAAGTAGATATCAGCTCAGTATCACCAATTTTAGAAACTTTAGAACATAATGATTAATGAAGTAAAGAATACTTGTAGATTGTTGAGTGGTAGAAACAGATGTAGTAAGCTAGATTCCTCATGTCGTCTACTCTGGATGAAGAATGTGCTAGAAAAATTGGTGGCCATCATTATATGCAACAAAGAAATAACGAAAGAGAAAGCATAGTGCCATAGTACTATCATGATGTGTATGAAAACTAAAGTTCCTCTTGGTAGAGAAATAGCCCATCATAAATAGCCATAATTATTCATGATTATACATGATCTTATGCATTCTTAGGTCTTTTGGTAAGGAGATATCCTCCAAAGAAAAACATCTTTTCATGAAAAATACAATCTTTTGTACTTATAGCTTTTCATGTGAATAGATACATACTGAaagaaaataattcttttttatatttacatcttttcattaataaacatacaatttcatgaaaaaatatcatatttcattaatttaaaattccctctatttaaattaaagaagttgTGTTTTGAAAcatgacttttaattttttttttaagttgtgtTTTTAATCatgactttttatttattttttaatacattttgttGAAGTTGTGTTTAGCAACAAgactttctaattttattttttttattgaattggtGTTATTAAACATgactgttttatttatttttattttctaaaatcgtGATTCAAATCatgatgttttatattttttcattttttattcaaaaatcagTTCATTTAAaacaactttaatttatttttaaaaaatgaaagtcaTGTTTTAAAGgcttaaaaaatagttatgcTCTACTTAAATATTAAGttatataaacaattatattatattaaaataaatattgataaattatattaaattaaacatcAAGTATAAATTTCATCTAAAATCTTAGAATTTTTTTGCATAGCTCTACACTTGAAGGAAGGTGTAAATAGTGAGtgcaagaatatatatatatataatggtaACCATGGTAACCAATAGGGATGAAAATGCGGACCAAAATTGCTACATGCTTAAGTATATATGGATCCAAGTATgggtattttctttttcaaacatAGGTTTTGGACAAATGTTATAGTACCTACTCATTTTCTACCCTTGTCATCCTTATTCAAAACATGACTTGCCCATTTATGTaatgttttcaaaatttacCTGTTTTTCATTTTCGTTATCTTGAATAAAAGTAATCCCTCGTGTAAAACTCCTGAGTGAAGCTATTTGCCTATTTTTGAAACAGGGGAGGCCCCGCTCCCAACGCacgctaaaaataaaattgaagaagtcttttattttatttttaattaggtccAACTATAAACTGAGTTTTGCACCAATTTTTTCTTGAGGaatttaattcctaaaaaaaaatattagttataatagcacattgaataaaataaaaaatagaaaataaataattttataaaatataaaatggagTACAATCGCTtacttttgaagtttgaacttcTACTGGTACAAAagcaaaaagaataaaatttgtatatgaGTAAGTCACATAAGATTTAACTGAGAATTTCGGGAGAACTAGGACATGAAATTACTTAAACAGGAAGGCTTGGAAGTTGGAACGTTGTAAAATGCCTTGGGGCTCCAACAAGCACTTGATCTTAGTCTAGGTTTGACTAGCTGACTTGGCCCTCAAGTGAGTTTGGGCCTGTACTCTTAGATGGGCCTATACCATAGAGCAAGCTGCTAAAAACGTACATTGCTTAGGCCTAGTTTGTTTCGctggaaataaattttttgttcgttttaccaaaaatataatactGCAGTTAAAAAAATTCCTTGACTTCAAAATTTACGATTAATTGTTTGATTCCTACTCACGTTCTCACCACCATACACAAATAGTTAAACTTTATATAAATGGATTACATTGTAGATATACATTGGAAAGCAAATAAAGACTCAGGTAGTACTAAAGTGTGTCCCAGTTTTGTTAAGTTCACtcgtaatttttttcaaatatatttttttgataaaagaaatactcTTAAAGGAAATACATTTTCATCGAATATTGCAAAGTCAGACGTTTGAGAAAATACGTATTTGTTATGTATTTCAACTAGGCATGACAATGAAACTTATATCCATGGGTGTCCGCCCAAATCCGTCCTGATTTTGACAGAAAATATCTGAATTGATCGGGTATGAGTTTGAGTTCGGTAATTATccgatttttttaatcaagattGGGGTCAAGGTCGGGGATGAGAATGTCATTATCTGTTCCATATTCATTCTCGTACCCGCTCCgatgatgaaattattaaaattttattatttacttgttaagtttttttttataatttttacataatttaagattatttttctttgatgattTTTGTAAACAAATAAGTTGCAAATAAAGtagttataaataaatgtgtaacaatcaacttttttttaaatcagatttttaatataatttaaaaaaaaaaaaacttttttacaaATCAGAATCGGCAGGGGCGGGGATATCCGATATCCAACGGGTATGAGGATGAGGTAACAAATTTTAATCCATAAAATATTAGGGACAGATACAAGTTGGGAATGATCAAATTGGAGAGGATCGGGGAACCTGAGAGACAATATCCGTCCCCACCCGTTGTCATATCTAATTTCAACAAGATatctcaaaaacatattttatccaacaaataaaataaactctGAAAGATCAACAAATGCAGTAAAACTCCAATTGGCTCGATAGCATACTGACCAACACATTGTTACTTGATACAATCTTATTTGCATTCCTGCCACATTGTGACTTTTTCTCCCCCAAAGATATTGAGACAGAAGAATTATTGTAACTGTGAAATTAATTACAATGTTTGCCTATAGCCTAACACGCCggaaaataagaataatttggATGCTTCTaaatttgcattttcattctaGAGTACACTACAATTTAAACACAATATCTTTCAGCAGTAGGTAAATcgggaaaataatttaaacacaaTATCTTTCAGCAGTAGGTAAATcgggaaaataatttaaacacaaTATCTTACAGCAAGAGGTAAGAATGGGATTTTGTCTGCGATATGGGCAATTGGGCCCTACGGTTTTGGTAACCACCAACACCAAAGTTTGTCAATTTTCCATAAGAAAAACTGGGACTACTAACAGATTCTCTTCCTGAtgccatttctttctttttttaaaacaaaatttaactaTAGCTTTTTGAATAAatagtataattaaatttatattattatttaagtttaaattattatgtaggataaatttattattaatgtattataattattttaaaatttatattaaaaattgtttttattaattgatagtgtaacaatttttatacttataGTACATAAAAGTAAGATTACaatcaaaaatttatttaatctaaATTATTCTAGTCTAGGATAATAAGCTCATAGTTTAGTCTTATTTCatcattgaaaaatgaaaaaaagacttCTATCTCTAAATTTTATTCAGATATAATTCGCTTAATCAAAAGATCCTGAATTAAtgtttttgataaatatttgaaagaaaagttttatcacTTGTCTATGTAATTCAAGTGAAACAAGATTAGttctggtaaaaaaaatatttattggaataaaaaaatttacgcaAAAGGAATTCACAGAATCACATTAAAAAGATTTAcggaaaaatattataaacaacttattaaataagtactatttttcaactaaatatattaaaaactagTTTAGTTAGTTGCCACTCTAGCACGGAGTTAACTGCCTCATTTATATACGATGACGGTTGAATCCGGGAAATAAATTCGTGAGTATAGTAAAAAATCATCGAGATCAATTAATCAAACTGttaattatgaagaaaaaaagtacTTGGTTACAATTttcatgataaaaattaaattctggggaaaaagggagagaataaGGATTCAAAGAGGATATAGAGCTAGCTAGCTAGAGAGAGAGGTTGAGATCCAGAGAGTGAGAGTGTTGGTCGTCGTTCTTACGTTGTTTGTCTGTGCCACCGCCACGTGGCGAAGGAGATGCAGATGAAGTTGGGAATCGCAGAGGTTGTTGTCCTCTGAATTCAGCCTCGTTTATGAAATCTTCCAATTCAAACGATGGCACCCAAACATGGTGTTGCTCTGTCCCCACTTtactcctcttcttcttcctctcactCTTCTGTAGTTCCTCAAGCTCCTTTCGTCGTCCATCGCGCGCGTCTCGGAACCTCCGCAACAGCGTGTAAAACTTGTTCAtcatctcttcttcttcttcttccagtACCCCATCGTcttttccctttctcttcttatttTCCATTATTAATGAATCTGCACAAATAATACCAACCTGAGAATATAAGAAGAATAGATAACAGTGTCTATTACGGGATCGACGCGGGGAAAAAGTTGCAAGTGTTCATACGCCGTGTCTTAATTTCCTTCTatcatggtttcttttataaGCATACTTAACAAATATGGAATGTGATGTGTTGTTCATTTTTATGacaagaggaaaaaaatttactaaagCTGCTCAAactttagatattttttattttattttaatttaagtttaatgGTAATGTATACTCTCTTAAATAAAAGTAACTAAAATCtcttaattttaaatgtaaataaatcttaattacttatatcttatttaataagattttctttaaaacatcattaattTAATAAGGTCAAaggtttttttatgtttgatatcaattttaataaaagataatttaataagaatatttatttttttaattaaaattaacataatatttaataaagttaACTAACGTATATTATAAGTGTagagtatttttttcttcttcttataatCAAGTCTCAAGAAAATATATGAGTAcatgtcttttaaaataattattgtgaatataacaaatttaacataagTAGTAATTcgtgaaacataaaaaaatatataataatttgtgatgggataataatataaaattactttatatatcctatttttttagtttcattttaattatattttaaatatatatttttataaagaaatgtTATGAACACTAATTTTATTCTAAGTaagctttaaattttaatttaatctaattaattattaaaaaattttatttttacaattatttcTTTCTATAAGGTTATAGTTAAAATACTAATCGGAAAGAACCAAtagtttatttattgtaaatgttaattatcaattttaaataaagtatttatttgtaaaaagagtaaaagaatCAATGTGTACTtgtcaaaaagagataaagtttatgttttctttattctttttccaTCACacgtatatttattattttttcttgcgAACATCATTATTCTAAACACAATAATGGAACACAGTAAAAaggaatgcaaaaaaaaaaaaaaacacacacacacacacttaggAGTAGTTATTTAATATGTCAACTAGGTCcgaattatttgtttttttaaagtaaataataatatgaaattattgtgGGTAAAGAAAATGTCATCATTTATACAGTAATATGATTTTGTAGAACTGTTAATTAAAcgaaatataataaaatcaaatatgaaGTATTATAATGTAAGATCTATTTcgaaaatagtataaaataaaattaaaaaaacattattttgttttctaaaagaaataaaattaagaggAAAGGATTTTAGATTTGTCTATACTCCAAgtgttattttagtatttttttttacactgtaTTGATAAAATATCAATGTTTTTAATCAACAGTCTcacattttgtttgttttgagaaagaaaatattcaaaatagatGTGACTATATAAAATAGttcattgattttatttatttaaaaaataaaattagaaagaagaagatagatGCAATTATATGAACAAGATATGTTAATctcatatttacaattttttaagaaaacaaaaagctgAATAGCTTTTCAtgctaattaatttaaaatagaataaagTTGATGATGTAtctcttttttcccttttcctAATTCTTTTCTTTCGTTGGTGGGAAGAAGGGGCATAATAGTAAGTTCAATATTTGCATCATCAATTGGTATCACGTCATGTGATCATGTTAATCACGAAGATGGATGGAACTGGAATCTGAGACACCCATCAACTTACACAGAATTCTTTGATGACGTGCCATTGTTGGCGTCACAGCTTTGTGCTAAGTTACGTTAATAATTGGTCCAGAAAAGATTCGCAGCTGATAACTTGTATATAGTCTAAGTTACGTTACTCAACTTTAAATTAAGACATTTATTTAGTATCTAGCGTGtggatttaatttttgtataaacttttttttttttagataaacttaatttttgtataaactgTTTTGTTTATCTATGTCCTTCATTTCCCTGATctgatataaatttaataatttgtcatgattattttattaaataaaaatactaatataattaaagaaatatatgtTAATGACACTCGTTTTAACATATTCtatattaatgaattaaaatcattaattttgatgACTTCTAGtttaatgattatttcttttgatttagagttcatgaaaataataatttttaactaatatcaGAGAGAGTattactaataatttatttaataatacttatttatagaaattatt encodes the following:
- the LOC114399695 gene encoding uncharacterized protein LOC114399695 is translated as MENKKRKGKDDGVLEEEEEEMMNKFYTLLRRFRDARDGRRKELEELQKSERKKKRSKVGTEQHHVWVPSFELEDFINEAEFRGQQPLRFPTSSASPSPRGGGTDKQRKNDDQHSHSLDLNLSL